From Pseudomonas hormoni:
GTTGAACGCAAGGTTCAGCGTTATGAAAGCGTCGCCGCTGGTGCGCCGTTGCTGGATGTGGTCGACAACCGCACGCTGGAAATCCATTTGCTGGTGCCGTCGCGCTGGATGGGCAAACTCAAGCCCGGCCAGACCTTCAGTTTTGTCCCCGATGAAACCGGTAAGCCGCTGGATGCCACGGTCAAACGGCTGGGCGCGCGAATTGACGAAGGCAGCCAGACCTTGCTGTTGGTCGCGACGCTGCCCAGCGCCTCAGGTTTGTTGGCCGGCATGAGCGGCACGGCGCGTTTCGCGGAGCTTAAGTGAACGCCCCGGTAACTGGCGGCGTGGAACAGGTCTTCGCCCGTTTTCTTGATCTTGAACGCCAGACCCGCGCCGCGCGCAATCCGTCGCAACTGGCCTACAGCCTGGTCAATGACGCTCAGGCGCTGTTCGGTTTTCGCCATGCCGCGTTATTGATTGCCGGCAAGGTGCAGGCGGTGACGGGCGTCAGTGCCGTGGACCCGAATGCGCCGTTCGTGGCGTTCGTCGAGCAGGCGGTGGCGCAGTTGTTCAAGGGCGATGTGTTGAAAAAGGCGCGGGTGATTTCGCCCGATCTTCTCAGCGAATCGATCCAGGCGGACTGGCAAAGCCTGTCTCCTGCCCAGGTGTTCTGGTTGCCGCTGATCGATCATCAAGGTGAAGTGTTCGGCGGCCTGTGGCTGGCCCGGGATCTGCCGTGGAACCCGCCGGAGCAAGTGCTGCTGTCGCAACTCGGCGACACGTACAGCCATGCCTGGCTGGCGCTGCAGCCGCGCCAACCGTGGCGATTGCGCTGGACCCGAAAACGTCAGGTGGCACTGCTGGCCGTGCTGTTGCTCGGGCTGTTGATCCCGGTGCGCCAATCGGTGCTGGCGCCGGCGGAAGTGGTGCCATTGGGCGGCCGGGTCGTCGCAGCGCCGCTGGACGGGGTGATCGCCGAGTTCCTGGTCAAACCCAACCAGACGGTGAAAACCGGCGACCTGCTGCTGCGCTTTGAAAGCACCACGCTCAAGGCTCAGGCCGATGTGGCCGAACGTGCCCTGGGCGTGGCCGAAGCTGAATTGAAGGCCAATTCCCAGCGTTCGTTTGCCGATGCCGAGTCCAGTTCGAAAATTGATCTGCTGGCCGCGCGCGTCGAGCAAAAACGCGCCGAACGGGACTACGCCCGTGAGCTGCTCAAACGCAGCGAAGTGCGCGCCGAGCGCGACGGTATCGCCGTGTTCGCCGACGCCGAGCGCTGGACCGGGAAACCGGTGCAGACCGGCGAGCGGTTGATGGAAATTGCCGATCCGACCCAGGCCGAACTGCGCATCGAACTGGCCGTTGGCGACGCGATCTCTCTGGAGCCCGGCGCGCAAGTCGCGCTGTTCCTCGACAGCGATCCGTTGCAGCGGCATCTGGCCCGGCTCGAGCGCGCGGCGTACGAAGCGCAACCCACGGCCGGCGGCCAGTTGGCCTATCGACTCGATGCCAGTTTCGATCAGGCGCCACCGCGTATCGGCCTGCGCGGCACGGCGAAAGTCTTCGGTGATCGTGCGCCGCTGGCGCTCTACCTGCTGCGCAAACCCCTGGCCGGTTTGCGCCAGAGTGTGGGGCTGTAGATGAGCTTGCCGAGCCTGCGTGCGGACTTGCAGCTGACCCCCGCTTCACCGGCGCTGGACGGCTCGCCGCGCTGGACCCTGGCCGACCCGGTGCGCGGCCGCTATTTCAAACTCGGCGTGGCGGCGATGCGCTTGCTGCGCCATTGGTCCCTGGGTGATCCCGAGCAGGTCCTGCACGCCGCCAATCGCGAGCCGGGCTTGCCGTTGGGCGGCAGCGATCTGGAACAACTGCTGGGCTTTCTGCGTAGCCATGATCTGATCAGTGCCCTCGACCCGCAGCAGCGCGACAGTTACAGCCTGAAGGCCGCCGCCCAGCGTCAGTCGCTGTGGCAGATTCTGTTGCATCAGTACCTGTTTTTCCGGATCCCGCTCTGGCGACCGGATGCGTTTCTCAATCGAGCCTGGCCCTGGCTGGCGCGTTTCGGCCCGAGAGTGCTGCGCTTCGGGCTTCCGGCAACGCTGGGCCTCGGGGTGTTTCTGGTATCCCGGGACTGGCAGCGATTTATCGCGACCTTCCCTCATTTATTCAGCCTCGGTGGTGCACTGGCCTTCGGCGTGGCGTTGTTTTTTGCCAAGCTCTGCCACGAATTCGGCCACGCGTTCATGGCCAAGCGCGCGGGGTGTCGGGTGCAGAGCATGGGCGTGGCGTTCATGGTGATGTTGCCGATGTTTTACACCGACGTCAGCGATGCCTGGCGGGTCAACGATCGACGTGCCCGATTGCTGATCGGCGCCGGTGGCGTACTGGCCGAACTGCTGCTGGCGAGTATCGCCCTGCTGGCCTGGTCGCTGCTGCCCGACGGGCCGGCGCGCACGGCGGCGTTCATGCTCGCCAGCGCGACCTGGATGACCACGCTGGTGATCAACCTCAACCCGTTCATGCGTTTTGATGGCTATTTTCTGCTCAGCGATTTCTGGGAGGTGGACAACCTGCAGGGGCGCGCCTTTGCCCTGTGTCGCTGGCACCTGCGCGAAACCCTGTTCGGCTATGGCGAACCGGCTCCGGAGCCTTTGTCGCCGAGGATGCAGCGACGTCTGTTGGTGTGGGGCTACGGCTCATGGCTGTGGCGCGCGGTTCTGTTTTTCGGGATTGCGCTGGCGGTGTATCACTTGTTTTTCAAGCTGCTGGGCATCTTCCTGATGCTGGTTGAACTGGTGTGGTTCATCTTTCTGCCGATCGTGCGCGAATGGCGGGAGTGGTGGAGCCGCCGGGATCAGGCCCATGCACCGCGGGTGTTGTTGAGTACGTTGGGACTGCTCGCCTTCGTGCTGTTTCTGGCGCTGCCCTGGCGCAGTGCGGTGGAGTTGCCGTCGATGCTCGAGGCGGGACGGGTCAGTGCGTTACATGCGCCGGTGGCGGCGCGGGTCAAAGTGGTGAATGTGCACGATGGGCAAAAGGTCGCTCAGGGTGATGTGCTCATCGAACTGGAATCGCCGGACCTGGACTCGCGCCAGGCGATCGTGCGCCGCGAAATCCAGATCCAGCAATTGCAGATGCGTCGGCAGGCGAGTCGTAGCGAGACCGCGGCGGACGCGGGTATCGTCGAGCAGCGTCTGGCTGAAGCGGTGGCCGAATACCGCGGGTTGGCGGCCCAGCGAGAACGTTTGCTGCTGCGCGCACCCCATGCCGGTAGCGTGCGCGACCTGTTGCCGCAACTGGCCGTCGGCCGCTGGCTGGCGACCAAGGAGCCGCTGGCGCGGGTGGTGGAGGACGGCGTGCGGTTGCGTGGTTATCTGGCCGAGGCCGAGTTGTGGCGTGTGGCACCGGGCGCTCGCGGTCGGTTCATCGCCGATGACCCGATGCACCCGGCGATCGCTGTGCAACTGACTGAAGTCGACACCAACGGTGCGGCCTATGTCGATCAGGAAGCGCTGACGTCCGACCACCACGGGCCGATTGCCGTGCGCCGGGATCCGCAGCAACGGGCCGAGCCGGTGCAAGGGCAATATGGTGCGCGTATGAGCAGTCTCGATGAGGCGCCAACGCCTGTGCAACCGTTGCGCGGCGTGGTGGTGTTGCAAGGGCGCGGCGAGTCGGTGCTGGGCGTTGCGTGGCGGCGCATGGTAGCGCTGGGTGTCAGAGAAAGCGGTTTCTAGGGAGAGCAGCGATGACGAATACGGATTCCGTGGCGGCCGAGGGTTTGGTGGTGCGACCGTCGCGCACTGACGATGGACCTTTTCTACAGAGTCTCTATCAGTCGGCACGACCGGATCTGCAATGGATCGACGGTGAGCGAGAAGTCGTCGAACAGGTGGTGTCCCAACAATTCCAGGTACAGGAGCAAGGGCTGGGGGAGCACTTCCCCAATGCCATGCACTACGTGATCGAGAAGCTCGGCACGGCCATCGGCGCGTTGACCACCGATTTCGGCCCCAATGAAATTCGGGTGCTGTACCTGGCGTTCATCCCGCAGGCTCGCGGGCAGGGTTACGGTCGCGCGGTGCTGCAAGGCGTGCAGAAAGCCGCGCAGCAGATTCGTTGCCCGGTCGCCACGGTGGTCTGGGCCAACAATGCCCACGCACGCCAGCATTACCTGGCGCTGGGGTTTCAGGTTGAAGAGCGTAATCCGGCGGCGGAGCGGTTGGTGTGGTATCCGCAGACTTGAGCACAACGCAGAGCCAATGTGGGAGCGGCGGTGCGACGATTCGACTTGCTCGCGAATGCGGACTGACATTCAAAATTGATGTCGACTGAAACACCGCATTCGCGAGCAAG
This genomic window contains:
- a CDS encoding efflux RND transporter periplasmic adaptor subunit, which translates into the protein MNAPVTGGVEQVFARFLDLERQTRAARNPSQLAYSLVNDAQALFGFRHAALLIAGKVQAVTGVSAVDPNAPFVAFVEQAVAQLFKGDVLKKARVISPDLLSESIQADWQSLSPAQVFWLPLIDHQGEVFGGLWLARDLPWNPPEQVLLSQLGDTYSHAWLALQPRQPWRLRWTRKRQVALLAVLLLGLLIPVRQSVLAPAEVVPLGGRVVAAPLDGVIAEFLVKPNQTVKTGDLLLRFESTTLKAQADVAERALGVAEAELKANSQRSFADAESSSKIDLLAARVEQKRAERDYARELLKRSEVRAERDGIAVFADAERWTGKPVQTGERLMEIADPTQAELRIELAVGDAISLEPGAQVALFLDSDPLQRHLARLERAAYEAQPTAGGQLAYRLDASFDQAPPRIGLRGTAKVFGDRAPLALYLLRKPLAGLRQSVGL
- a CDS encoding efflux RND transporter periplasmic adaptor subunit; translated protein: MSLPSLRADLQLTPASPALDGSPRWTLADPVRGRYFKLGVAAMRLLRHWSLGDPEQVLHAANREPGLPLGGSDLEQLLGFLRSHDLISALDPQQRDSYSLKAAAQRQSLWQILLHQYLFFRIPLWRPDAFLNRAWPWLARFGPRVLRFGLPATLGLGVFLVSRDWQRFIATFPHLFSLGGALAFGVALFFAKLCHEFGHAFMAKRAGCRVQSMGVAFMVMLPMFYTDVSDAWRVNDRRARLLIGAGGVLAELLLASIALLAWSLLPDGPARTAAFMLASATWMTTLVINLNPFMRFDGYFLLSDFWEVDNLQGRAFALCRWHLRETLFGYGEPAPEPLSPRMQRRLLVWGYGSWLWRAVLFFGIALAVYHLFFKLLGIFLMLVELVWFIFLPIVREWREWWSRRDQAHAPRVLLSTLGLLAFVLFLALPWRSAVELPSMLEAGRVSALHAPVAARVKVVNVHDGQKVAQGDVLIELESPDLDSRQAIVRREIQIQQLQMRRQASRSETAADAGIVEQRLAEAVAEYRGLAAQRERLLLRAPHAGSVRDLLPQLAVGRWLATKEPLARVVEDGVRLRGYLAEAELWRVAPGARGRFIADDPMHPAIAVQLTEVDTNGAAYVDQEALTSDHHGPIAVRRDPQQRAEPVQGQYGARMSSLDEAPTPVQPLRGVVVLQGRGESVLGVAWRRMVALGVRESGF
- a CDS encoding GNAT family N-acetyltransferase, producing the protein MTNTDSVAAEGLVVRPSRTDDGPFLQSLYQSARPDLQWIDGEREVVEQVVSQQFQVQEQGLGEHFPNAMHYVIEKLGTAIGALTTDFGPNEIRVLYLAFIPQARGQGYGRAVLQGVQKAAQQIRCPVATVVWANNAHARQHYLALGFQVEERNPAAERLVWYPQT